CGTCGGCGGAGTGGCCGGGTTCTTCGCCAAGGAGCACTACCGGGTGGTCGTGGAGGTGCCCGCAGCTGTCATCGAGCCCGGCGTCTCCCCGTCGCCCACGGCACAGCGCAGCCGCCAGCCCGCGCACGCTCGCCCGAACCGGCGCACGCGCCGCCGCGGTCCCGTGAGCGGTCCGGTGAGCGCTCCCGCGCCGGCCCCCACCGCGGTCCCCATGGACGAGCCCGATCCCACGGCCCAGATACCGGCCGTCGGGGAGGAGCGGACCGACATCTTCACGACCCTGGCCGACGCCACCGACGACGTGACCGACATCGTCGGCATGCACCAGTCCCCCGGCATGGCGACCCCGGTCACCGCGGGGCCGGCTCGAGCGGCGGTGGGCGGGCCGGCCACGGGCGCGCCAGCCGCGGGCCCGCCCGCCACGGCCGCGGTCGCGAGCACGCAACCGGGCGACGGCAGCGACTCCTTCGACGCCGTGTTGTGCCGGATCGCCACCACCCTCGACGCGACGCCGACCATCGACGACACCACCTCCGACTACCTCGGGGCGGCGCGCGCCGCAGGGCACAGCCGGGCCGTAGCGGGCGGGGGTGGGCCGCGGGACGTCACCTCCGGCACCATCGCCAGCGAGGCGGCCATGTTCCTCGCCACCAACGGCCCCGAGTCGGACGGAGCCACGGTGGCCGCCCTGCGCCGCGTCGGGCTCGACGAGGCCGCCGTGGGCTACGTCGCCGAAGGGCTGCGACTCGGGGGCGTGCTCGAGGCGCTCCTGCTCGACGCCCTGGGGCGCCTGGTCGAGGCCCCGCCGCTTCCCCGTCGCGCCGGCAGCCTGCTCGTCGTGGTCGGTGCGGGGCTGCGGGCCCGCGAGCTCGCCGGCGCCGTGGCCGTCGAGGTCGGGGGCGATCCGGCGGAGGTGCCCGTCGCCTCCCTCGACCCGCAAGCCGACACCGTGGTGCCGGGCCCGCTGCTCGTGCGCTCGGCCGACGAGGCCGCCGAACTCGCACCGGGTTGGCGTCGCAACCAGACGGCCGCCGTGGTCGTCGTCGACGCCCCGCTCGCCGGTGGCCACCTGTCCTGGGCAGCCCACGTCATCTCCTCGCTGCGGCCCACCGCCGTGTGGGGCCTCGTCGACTCCACGTGTAAGGCCGAGGACATCACCGCCTGGGCGGACGGCCTCGGTGGGATCGATGCCCTCGCGCTCGAGAACGTCGACGCCACCGTGAGCCCGGCCGCCGCGCTCGGCACCGGGATCCCGGTAGCCCGGCTCGACGGCCGGCCCGCCAGCGCAGCTCGCTGGACGGCCACCATCGTCGATCGGATAGACCCATGCACGTAAGACGCCCGGAGCTCGTATTGGCCGGCGCGGTGGCCATCTGCCTGCCGATGGTCCCCGGGGTTCTGAACGGCAACATCACCGCCGTCACCGCCGGGACGAGGCTGCTCATCGCCATCGTCATCTGCTGGGTCGGCGGGTCGATCCTCACCTCGATCATCGACCGCTATTCGACCGAGTCACGACGCAGCCACGTCATGAAGATGCTGGCGAACGCGCGTCGCACGGGTCCGGCCGACGGGGACCCCGGGACACCGCGCGGCGGCCCGTCAGGGGAGGCTGAGCGATGATCGTGTTGACACGGTTCCACAGTGGTGACCGCATCGCGGTCAACTCCGAGTTGATCGAACGCGTCGAGGAGACGCCCGACACCGTCATCACGCTCACGAACGGCACCAAGCACGTGGTGCAGGAGACGATCGACGAGATCGTGGAGAGGGTCCAGGCAGTGAAGGCGACGACGCTGGCACTCGCCACCCGGATGGTGGAGGACGGCGCGACCGTCCGCCCCGCCCAT
This genomic interval from Acidimicrobiales bacterium contains the following:
- a CDS encoding flagellar FlbD family protein; amino-acid sequence: MIVLTRFHSGDRIAVNSELIERVEETPDTVITLTNGTKHVVQETIDEIVERVQAVKATTLALATRMVEDGATVRPAHLRVVHDAEHHAPGDHSVDPLAPGP